The window ATGAAGCCACTTCGCCTTTTGGTAGTGAGATTATTGATGAGCGCGGCGCGTATGCCGATCGCACCACTCTGCGCCTGAACGTTGAACGTCCGGCGCTGTGGAGCGCTGAAACCCCGAATCTGTACCGCGCGGTAGTGCTGCTACATACCGCCGACGGCACGTTGATTGAAGCCGAAGCCTGCGACGTTGGCTTCCGCCAGGTCAGCATTGAAAACGGTCTGCTGTTGCTCAATGGGCAGCCGCTGCTGATCCGCGGCGCCAACCGTCATGAACATCACCCACAAAACGGTCAGGTGATGGATGAAGAAACGATGGTGCAGGACATCGTCCTGATGAAGCAAAACAACTTTAACGCCGTGCGCTGCTCGCATTATCCAAACCATCCGTTGTGGTACACCCTGTGCGACCGCTACGGCCTGTACGTGGTGGATGAAGCCAATATCGAAACCCACGGCATGGTGCCGATGAACCGCCTGAGCGATGACCCTACCTGGCTACCGGCGATGAGCCAGCGCGTGACGCGCATGGTGCAGCGCGACCGCAACCATCCGAGCATTATTATCTGGTCACTGGGCAACGAATCCGGGCACGGCGCAAATCACGACGCTCTCTACCGCTGGCTGAAATCCGAAGACCCGTCCCGCCCGGTGCAGTACGAAGGCGGCGGGGCGGATACCGCTGCGACCGACATTATTTGCCCAATGTATGCCCGCGTTGACCAGGACCAACCCTTCCCTGCGGTACCGAAATGGTCTATCAAAAAATGGCTGTCGATGCCCGGCGAGCAGCGCCCGCTGATCCTCTGCGAATACGCCCACGCGATGGGGAACAGTCTCGGGGGTTACGCCAAATACTGGCAGGCATTCCGCCAGTATCCGCGTCTGCAGGGTGGATTTGTCTGGGATTGGGTCGATCAGTCGCTGACAAAATATGACGACAACGGCAACCCGTGGTCAGCCTACGGCGGCGATTTTGGCGACACGCCGAATGACCGTCAGTTCTGCATGGACGGGCTGGTATTTGCCGATCGCACGCCGCATCCGTCGCTGTATGAAGCCAAACACGCGCAGCAGTTTTTCCAGTTTACGCTGTTGCCGGGCGACGAACGCCAGATTGAAGTGCGCAGCGAATACCTGTTCCGCCACAGCGATAACGAAATCCTGCACTGGTCTCTCGCCCAGGACGGCAATCTGCTGGCCACCGGCGAGGTCACGCTGGATATCGCCCCGCAGGGTTGTCAGCGGGTTACCCTGCCGGATCTCCCCATGCCGGACACCGCCGGTCAGCTGTGGCTGACCGTGCGCGTGGAACAACCTCAGGCCACCGCGTGGTCAAACGCCGGGCATATCAGCGCCTGGCAGCAATGGAAGCTGGAAGAGAAACTCAGCCTAACGCTCCCCCCACGCGCCAGCGCCGTGCCACAGCTCACCGTCAGTGACGATACATTCGCGGTGACCGTCAGCGATAAACGTTGGGAATTCTGCCGTCAATCAGGATTGCTGACGCAATACTGGCTGGGCGGCGACGCGCAACTGTTAAGCCCGCTCATTGACCAGTTCACCCGCGCGCCGCTGGATAACGACATTGGCGTCAGCGAAGTGACGCGCATCGACCCTAACGCCTGGGTCGAACGCTGGAAAGCCGCCGGCCATTATCGCGCAGAACCTCAGCGGGTGTTGTGCGAAGCCGAATCCCTGTCGGAAAGCGTGCTGATTATCACCGCGCACGCCTGGCAGTATCAGGGCGAAACGCTGTTTATCAGCCGCAAGTCCTACCGTATCGACGGCCATGGCAAGATGCACATCACGGTGGATGTCGATGTCGCCAACGGAACGCCGCACCCGGCACGTATCGGCCTCAGCTGCCAGCTGGCGCAGGTTGCCGAACGCGTAAACTGGTTAGGTCTCGGCCCGCATGAGAACTACCCGGATCGCCTGAGCGCGGCCTGTTTTGACCGTTGGGATCTGTCGCTGGATGAGATGTACACCCCTTACGTCTTCCCGAGCGAAAACGGCCTGCGCTGCGGTACACGCGAGCTGCGCTACGGGGCGCATCAGTGGTGTGGTGACTTCCAGTTCAACATCAGCCGCTACAGCCAAAAACAGTTAATGGAAACCAGCCATCGCCATCTGCTGTCGCCGGAGGCGGGAACCTGGCTCAATATTGACGGCTTCCATATGGGCGTCGGCGGGGATGATTCGTGGAGCCCTTCCGTTTCCCCGGAGTTTCTGCTGAGCGCAGGGCGTTATCACTACCAGGTTATCTGGGGCTAAACATATTGCCGGATGGCGCGACACGTATCCGGCCTACAGAGCATATATTTCCAGCCTTTGGACGGGTACTACTGGTTTAAGTTATGCGGGAAAAAACCGCTTTTATACTGCTATGGTAAAACAGGATGGTAAGCCAGGTCGTAATATGAGCAGAAAGACAAAGATGGTAATGGCGCTATTTATCAGCGTATTACTTTCAGGATGTGGCAGCATTAATGCACGCTCGGAAGATGGGGATTCTAATACCTATTACGTCGGTACTCAGAGCGACATTGCGAAAATAAAAAATCCGGGCGGTTATGATTTTAACTATTTCGATTTAGCGCTGTTATTTGTCGATGTGCCGTTATCTTTTGTTGCCGATACGCTATATACGCCGTTTGATTATTATCACGGACCGTATAAGAAAACGCATTAAATCGTAGGCCCGGTAAGCATCGCGCTACCGGGCCGTTTAACGGGGATTATTCTTCGATTGCCTGGCGAATTTGCTGCAACGACGCGGGATCGTCGATGGTGGTCAGATCGCCGGGATCGCGGCCTTCACAGATCGCCTGGATCGTACGCCTTAGCATCTTGCCCGATCGCGTCTTCGGCAGCTGTGACACAAACCAGACATGTGCCGGACGGCCAAAGTTACCAATCTGGCTGTCCACCAGCGCCATAATCGCCTTCTCTTCTGAATGCGCAATATCGCGGTCTTCCAGACTGTCACTCTGTTTCGGGATAACAAACGCCACCGCCACCTGCCCTTTCAGCGCATCTTTCACGCCGACCACCGCCACTTCCGCGACGTTCGGATAGCTGGAAATACTCTCCTCTATCTCACGGGTGCCCAGCCGGTGTCCGGCCACGTTTATCACATCATCGGTGCGGCCTAAGATGAAGTAATAGCCGTCTGCGTCGCGGATCCCCCAGTCGAAGGTGGCGTAAACCTGGCGGGAGAACAGCGACCAATAGGTGTTCACAAACCGTTCGTCATCGCCCCAGATGGTCTGAATACAGCCCGGTGGCAGCGGCCCTTCAATCACCAGCATACCCTTTTCGTTCGCTTCGCAGGGTTCACCGGTCACTTCGTTGAGCAACTGCACGTTGTAGCCATACATCGGCACACCGGGGCTGCCCAGACGCGACGGCCTGTCGTCCACGCCACGGGCAATTGCCATAATCGGCCAACCAGATTCGGTCTGCCAGTAGTTGTCGATCACCGGCACGCCCAGCGTTTGGGTTACCCAACTCGCAGTGGGTTCATCCAGCGGCTCGCCCGCCAGATACAGCACCTCCAGCGAGGAGAGATCGTGATTGCGGATCTGCGCGGTCGGGAACTTCTTCAACACGCGAATGGCGGTCGGCGCAGAGAACATTCTGCTGACCTGATATTTTTCGACAATCTTCCACCACACGCCGCAGTCCGGGTACGTCGGCAGCCCTTCGTACACCACCGTCGCCATCCCCGCCAGCAGCGGGGCATAAACGATGTAGGAGTGTCCGACCACCCAGCCAATATCCGAGGCACAGAAGAACACGCCGCCCGCTTTGCCGCCAAAGATGGTCTCCATCGACGTCGCCAGCGCCACCGCATAGCCGCCAACGTCACGCTGCACGCCCTTCGGCTTGCCGGTCGTGCCGGAAGTGTAAAGTATGCAGGAGGTTTCGTTCGACTCCAGCCACACCACCGGCACGCGCGCCCCGAGATGCTGCTGGCGCAGCGCGGCAAAATCGAGATCGCGCCCCTCGACCCGCGCCATTTTCGCCAGCCCACGATCGACCAGTACCACGTGGTGCGGCTGATGCTGCGCCTGGTCAATAGCCTCATCGAGCAGCTTTTTATACGGCAGGATCTTGCCCCCGCGCGCCCCGGCATCCGCCGACACGATGACCTTCGGTCGGGCATCGTCGATTCGCGCCGCCACGCTGTGCGAGGCGAAGCCGCCGAACACCACCGAGTGGATCGCGCCAATGCGTGCACAGGCCAGCAGCGTAATGTGTGCCTCGGCGATCATCGGCATGTACACCAATACCCGATCGCCGCGCTGCACGCCCAGCGACAGCAGAATAGCGGCCGTCACGTTGACTTCGTCATACAGCTGACGAAAGGTAAACGTGCGCTCTTCTTCGGTTTCCGAGGAAACGGCAATCAGCGCCAGCGCATCGGGCTGCTTCTCCAGCCAACGGTCAATGGCGTTATGGCACAGATTGGTCGTCCCACCGCAAAACCAGCGCGCAAACGGCGGATGGCTATGGTCCAGCACCTGAGTGAACGGCTGCTGCCAGTCAATACGCTGGGCCTGCTCGGCCCAGAATGACTCAGGTTGAGTGATAGATCGTTGATAAAACTCGCTAAAAGACATAATGCTCTCCTGTTGAACTTACGCCTAATGAGTCAGGTTTTAGATAATGAACAAATCCATGTACTCATTAACCGGCATCTGTTCCAGGCGAGTTCTGTCCAGGGAAACATCCAGAATGCGCTGTTGTTGGCGGGTCGGGAACTGGCGCGCCAGGTTGATTTTGAATTTCTCAACCAGCTTCGGCATGCCGTCAGTCCGACGACGCGCGTGGCCGATCGGGTATTCCACCACCTCTTCGTCAAAACGGGAGCCGTCGGTAAACTCCAGGGTGATAGCGTTGGCGATGGCGCGTTTTTCCGGGTTGTGATAATCGGCGGTAAAGGCCGGATCTTCGAAGCAGTTAATCTTCTCTCGCAGCGCGTCGATGCGTTTATCCTGCGCCACACCGTCTTCATAATCAGCCGCCGTCAGGCGTCCGAACAGCAGCGGGACCGCCACCATGTACTGGATGCAGTGGTCGCGATCCGCCGGGTTATCCAGCGGGCCTTTTTTGTCGATGATGCGAATGCAGGCTTCGTGTGTACGAATCGTCACTTTTTCGATATCGGCAGCCGTCTTACCGGCAGCCAGCAGTTTTTCATGCAGCGTCATGGCGGCTTCTACTGCGGTCTGGGAGTGGAACTCAGCCGGGAAGGAGATTTTAAACAGCACGTTTTCCATCACGTAAGAGCCGTACGGACGCTGGAAGCGGAACGCTTCTCCTTTGAAGGAGACATCATAGAAGCCCCAGGTTTTCGCCGTCAGCGCAGACGGATACCCCATCTCGCCGGTCTTGGCCATCAGCGCCAGACGCACCGCCCGGGATGTGGCATCCCCCGCCGCCCAGGATTTACGCGTACCGGTATTCGGCGCATGACGATAGGTTCGTAGCGACTGTCCGTCGACCCACGCCAGCGAAACCGCGTTGAGGATCTCATCGCGGGTCAGTCCCAGCATCTCGGCGACTACGGCGGTCGAGGCCACTTTCACCAGCAGAACGTGGTCCAGGCCGACGCGGTTAAAGGAGTTTTCCAGCGCGATACAGCCCTGAATTTCATGGGCCTTGATCATACCGGTCAGCACGGTTTTCATAGTCAGCGGCGCTTTACCCGCTGCTACCGCATTGCGCGACAGCCAGTCAGCGGTGGCCAGAATCCCGCCAAGGTTATCGGAAGGATGGCCCCATTCCGCGGCAAGCCAGGTGTCGTTGAAGTCCAGCCAACGGATCATCGCGCCAATGTTAAACGCTGCCTGCACCGGATCGAGCTGAAACTGGGTGCCCGGCACGCGAACACCGTTCGGCACCACCGTCCCCGGGACAATCGGCCCCAGCAGTTTTTTACAGGCCGGATATTCCAGCGCTTCCAGCCCGCAGCCGAGGGTGTCGAGCAGACAATAATGCGCGGTGTCATACGCCACCGTCGAGGTGATGGCGTAATTCATCACGTAATCAACGATATCAACGATTTCACGGTCAAATTCAGGGCGAACATTCGAAATATGAGCGGACATAGGGTACGTTTCCTGTTTTTTATCTTTAGAGGTTTTGCACTAGCAACGCTTTTCAATAGCGACAAATACGCGATCTTCCGGGCCGGTGTAGTTGGCGGAAGGCCGGATGATTTTATTATCCTGGCGCTGTTCAATAATGTGCGCCGCCCAGCCGGTGACGCGGGCGATGACAAACAGCGGGGTGAACATTTCGGTCGGGACGCCCATCATGTTGTAGGAAACCGCCGAGAACCAGTCGAGGTTCGGGAACATCTTTTTGGTATCCCACATTACCTCTTCCAGACGGTCGGCGATGTTGTACATTTTCAGCGAGCCGCCTTCCTGGGAAAGCTGCTTCGCCACGCGCTTGATCACCTGATGCCGCGGGTCAGCAAGGGTGTAGACCGGATGACCAAAGCCAATCACCACCTCTTTGTTTTCTACACGTTTACGGATATCAGCTTCGGCTTCATCCGGCGTTTCGTAGCGCTGCTGAATTTCCAGCGACACTTCGTTGGCCCCGCCGTGTTTCGGACCTCGCAGCGCGCCAATGGCGCCGATAATCGCGGAATACATATCCGATCCGGTTCCCGCAATCACCCGTCCGGTAAAGGTCGAGGCATTGAATTCGTGTTCGGCATACAGCACCAGCGAGATGTGCATCGCTTTTTCCCAACTGGCCGACGGTTTTTCGCCGTGCAGCAGGTGTAGGAAATGACCGCCAATGGAATCGTCATCGGTTTCCGGCTGGATACGCTCACCGTTGTGGCTGTAGTGATACCAGTACAGCAGGATCGAGCTGAGCGAGGCCAACAGCTTATCGGCAATGTCGCGCGCGCCGGAGACGGTATGCCCCTCTTTTTCCGGCAGCGTGCAGCCCAACGCAGAAACGCCGGTACGCATCACGTCCATCGGATGCGAAGCGGCAGGCAACGCTTCCAGAACGGTACGCACGTTTGCCGGGAGGCCACGCAGCGCTTTTAATTTAACCTTGTATGCGTTGAGTTCATCGCGGGTGGGTAATTTTCCGTGGATCAGCAGGTGCGCCACTTCTTCAAATTCGCACTGTTGCGCGAGGTCGAGAATATCGTAGCCACGATAGTGTAAATCGTTACCGCTTTTACCAACGGTGCACAGGGCGGTATTGCCGGCGGTCACGCCGGACAGCGCGACCGATTTTTTCGGCTTAATAACATTCGTACTATTTTGCAGGATCGTTGTGTCGCTCATGTTGTCCTCGTTATTTTTATATATAGGGTATTGAGGGTATGCATCGCGTCGTACGTTGTAGGCCGGATAAACGTAGTGCCATCCGGCATTGCCTGATGGCGGCTGCGCCTTATCAGGCCTACGGCTTCGTGGCGTACAACGCGTCGAGTTTCTCTTCGAACTGGTAGTAGTTGATGCTTTCGTACAGCTCGTTGCGCGTCTGCATGATGTCGATAACGTTCTTCTGCGTGCCTTCCTGGCGCAGCACGTTGTACACCTGCTCGGCGGCACGGTTCATGGCGCGAAATGCCGACAGCGGATACAGCGCCATTGCCACGTTCGCACTGCGCAACTCATCGGTGGTGAACAACGGCGTTGCGCCAAATTCAGTAATGTTGGCAAGGATCGGTACCTGCACGGCATCGGCAAATTGGCGGTACATTGCCAGCTCCGTAATGGCTTCCGGGAACAGCATGTCAGCGCCCGCTTCGACATACGCCTGCGCACGATCGATAGCGGCGTCTAACCCTTCCACCGCCAGCGCATCGGTACGCGCCATAACAACAAAGTTCGGATCGGTACGCGCATCCACCGCCGCACGGATCCTGTCGACCATCTCTTCTTTCGATACGATCGCCTTGTTCGGACGATGCCCACAGCGCTTGGCGCCGATCTGATCTTCAATGTGCAGCGCAGCGGCCCCGGCTTTGATCATCGATTTCACAGTGCGTGCCACGTTAAACGCGGATGATCCGAACCCAATATCGGCATCCACCAGCAGCGGCAGCGGGCAGACATCGGTGATACGGCGGATATCGGTCAGTACATCATCGAGGGTAGAGATACCGAGATCCGGTAACCCTAACGACCCGGCAGCCACGCCGCCACCAGAGAGATAAATCGCCTGATACCCAGCGCGCTGGGCCAGCAGAGCGTGGTTTGCATTGATGGTGCCAACAATTTGTAATGGATTTTCTTTAGTGAGCGCGGCGCGAAACGCCAGCCCCGGAGAGTGCAGAGACATATCCCATCCTCTTGTTATCAACTTGTTATCGTTCGTTGATTAACCTAAAGCAAGGGGTATGCCAACGCCTTTATTGAGTGCGTTATTTTTACTTACCTCTTTTAAAACAATTAATTACAATTTTACTCTGCGTTTTTGTCGCACAAAAGCGTGTCAGCACGCGTTTCATGAAACCGGCCTGAACGTTTCATTGCAACATTTATGAAACACAACTAAACCCAATATTCGGTTCTTTAATTTTGGGGTTAGCGATGGCTGAGACACATCTTCCACCACGCATGAATGACGACAAACCGGTTATCTGGACGGTCTCCGTCACGCGCCTGTTCGACCTGTTTCGCGACATCAGCCTGGAGTTTGATCACCTCGCAACCATTACCCCAATTCAGTTGGGTTTTGAAAAAGCGGTGGCCTATATCCGCAAGAAGCTCGCCAGCGAACGTTGCGATGCCATCATCGCCGCGGGTTCCAACGGCGCGTATCTGAAAAGCCGCCTGTCGATTCCGGTGATCCTGATAAAACCCAGCGGATTCGACGTGCTACAGGCACTGGCGAAAGCCGGTAAGCTAACCTCGTCGATTGGCGTCGTCACCTATCAGGAAACACTGCCCGCATTAACCGCCTTTCAAAAGACGTTCAATTTGCGCCTTGAGCAGCGCAGCTATATCACCGAAGAGGATGCGCGCGGGCAGATCAACGAGCTGAAAGCCGGCGGAACGCAAGCGGTGGTTGGCGCGGGCTTGATTACCGATCTGGCGGAAGAAGCGGGGATGACCGGGATCTTTATCTATTCGGCGGCCACCGTACGTCAGGCCTTTAGCGATGCGCTGGATATGACCCGCCTGACGCTCCGACGCAACGGGCAATACGCCAGCGGCGATACGCTACGCACCCGCTATACGCTGGGTGATATGCGCGGTCATTCGCCGCAGATAGAGCAGGTTCGCCACACCATCATGCTGTACGCCCGCTCGCGCGCACCGGTGCTGATTCAGGGTGAAACCGGGACGGGGAAAGAGCTGGCGGCGCAGGCGATTCATCGGGAATATTTCACCCGTCAGGACTCTCGACGTGGCAAGCCCTCAGCGCCATTTGTCGCCGTTAACTGCGGGGCTATTACCGAATCATTGTTGGAAGCGGAGCTGTTTGGCTATGAAGATGGCGCGTTTACCGGCTCTCGTCGGGGCGGTCGCGCGGGCCTGTTTGAAATTGCCCACGGCGGGACGCTGTTTCTCGACGAGATCGGTGAAATGCCGCTGCCGTTACAAACCCGACTGCTGCGCGTGCTGGAAGAAAAAGAGGTCACTCGGGTGGGCGGGCATCAGCCGATCCCGGTCGATGTGCGGGTGATCAGCGCCACCCACTGTCATCTCGAGCAGGAGATGAAACAGGGCCAGTTTCGAACCGATCTGTTTTATCGCCTGAGCATTCTGCGCCTCACACTGCCGCCACTGCGCGAGCGCCTGCCCGATATCCTGCCGCTGGCAGAAGGGTTTTTAAAACAGTCACTGGCGGAACTCGACGCGCCGTTTTCTGATACGGTGCGTAAGGGACTCGGGCTGAGCCAGCAGACGCTGCTCAATTATGGCTGGCCGGGAAATATTCGCGAGCTGCGTAATATGATGGAGCGTCTGGCGCTGTTTTTGAGCGTGGAACCGCAACCTGAACTGAACATCCATTTTTTGCAGCAGTTGTTACCGGAGTTAGCCGTTACCTCCGAAGCGCCTCAGGTGCCATCATCACTGACACCGCAGCAGGTGCTGGCGCAATGTAATGGCGATAAAACCGCAGCCGCGCGGTATTTAGGTATCAGTAGAACCACATTCTGGCGGCGATTAAAACAATAACCCGCCGGTCCGATGACCAGCGGGTTGTTTGTCTTTCAGTTCAGCGCGTTATTTTTTCTTGTAAATATTAGCCGTGCCATGGATTTTATTGTCCGTTTGACCGGAGGTTAATACCAGGACGTCTGCGCCTTTCTCATCGGCTTTCTTAATCAGGTCTGCTTTAGCATCTGCGGCAGACATTTCATTGCTGGTAGAAATCGTGCCAATCTTGGTGTACTGAGACTCAACCTTATCAAAATCGACCTTCATCATCAGTTCCGCGGCATAGGCGTTGGAAACGACAAAAGCTAACGCACCAATTAATACCTTATATCCAGTTTTCATATAAAAGCTCCAATTTTTATGTTTTTACGCCATCATCGACCCCTGAACATCGATAGTGCGAGTCAAGGATGATTAATAAGTAGTTCAGCTTGTTCAAAAAATCCAGAGCTAACGGAAATATAAAGAGATTTTGCGAAACGGAGATAACCGACGATCCTACGCCGTTGCGTTCCCCGCCGCACCTGGCCGCGAATAATCGCCTGACATACCCGCTTGCAGCAGCGCTATTGTTTCATAATACAGTGTGAGTAAATCCTCAGAAAAATGTACGCTGAAAACGTAGAGTAGCTGACGACGCAGAATAGTCTTAATCCAGACTGCGCATCACATACCCCTCTATTCTCACTGATGGAATCGTTGTTTATGGAACCTCTACACGCCGTCGTACTGACCGTCAGTTTGTTCGTGTTAACCTTTTTTAATCCCGGTGCAAATCTGTTCGTGGTGGTTCAAACCAGTCTGGCATCGGGACGCCGGGCGGGCGTGATGACCGGTCTGGGGGTGGCGCTAGGCGATGCGTTCTATTCTGGCCTCGGGTTGTTTGGCATGGCGACACTTATCACCCAGTGTGAAGGCGTATTCTCACTGATTAAAATTGTCGGCGGCGCGTATTTACTGTGGTTCGCGTGGAACAGCATTCGGCATCAGGCGACACCACAAATGCCAACGTTACAGCAGCCGATTTCCGCGCCCTGGTACGTCTTCTTCCGGCGCGGGCTGTTAACGGATTTATCCAATCCACAAACCGTGCTGTTTTTTATTAGTATTTTCTCGGTCACGCTGAGTGCAGACACGCCGACATGGGCAAGGATGATGGCATGGGCGGGGATTGTGTTGTCTTCCGTTATCTGGCGTATTTTTCTCAGTCAGGCGTTTTCTTTGCCTGCAGTTCGCCGCGCATATGGGCGGATCTACCGGATTGCCAGTCGGGTGATTGGTGCCATTATTGGAGCCTTCGCCCTGAGGCTGATTTACGAAGGCATCACCCATCGTTAACGCACCTGAAACACAGTTTCGCTTGACCATCGTGACGTAATTGTCCGTAATACCGCCTGGATTTTTAAACGTATTTTTGAGTGGCTGTGAGATGGAACAGGTTGCCCCCGCAAACGACACATTACTACTGACTGAATGGCTGGCGCTGCTGCGCCAGACGTCTCCTGACGTCCATACGATCCTGACTTCGTTAAGCGATGAGGAGATCCGCCATTTAGTGACCGTGTTTTATGACTACATGCTCTCCCATGCCGAGAGCGCATTGTTCCTGAATACCGAACAAGTCAGTACGCGGCTCAGCGGCAGCATGTTTAACTGGCTGCGCAGCGTGCTGGGTAGCGCGCAGGAAGACCTCTCACAGTTGCTGCTCAAACAACGCGAAATCGGCGTGGTCCATGCGCGTATCGGCCTGCCCATCGATCTGGTCAATCGCGGCGCGCGCAAGCTGAAAGATGAGTTGTATCGGGTGCTGAAAAAGAAAGCAGACTACCCGCCTCACCTGTTGAGTGACGCTATCTGCTTTAGCAGCCTGGCAATGGATACCGCACTGGAGGCGATGACCGTCTCCTATTCGCCAAGCTATCAAAACTCCCTGAACACGCAAGAACAGTATCGCCTGCAAACGATTTATGACGACGTCAACGTCGAGCGCGAGCGGCAAATCCGCTCGTTTACCGACTGGGAAAATCAGTTTATCTACAACATTGCCACCGGATTACCCGTTGGGGAACTGGTCTTTCTGGCAAACTCCGATTTTGGTATGTGGTTCTCCCATAAGGGAAAACATATATTCGGTAACAGCAATCTGCTTGCCGAAATGGAATCTGTGATTGCAGAAATTGATAACCGTCTGACCCAGACACTGTTGAATCTACAGCAACCTGCAGAAGCCGTACGGATGAGTTTATTGCAGGATGTCCGCCAGCTGTCGGCAAAAATCCATTACCTTCTGGCCTCGATGTTTGAAGCGCTGGTCAAACAGGAAAACGGTAAAGACTCGCTGACCCAACTGCTTAACCGCCGCTTTATTCCAACCATTATGCGGCGCGAAATTTCGCTGGCATTACATGCGCGCAAGCCGTTCACCCTGGCCATGTTAGATATTGATTACTTCAAACAAATCAACGACAGCTATGGGCATAACACCGGCGACATGGCGCTGAAAAGCGTGGCGGCGGTGATTTATGAGCATATCCGCAGCAGCGACTACGTTTTCCGCTACGGCGGTGAAGAGTTTATGATCCTGCTGGTCGAGTCAGAGGTTTCACAGGCCAGTATTATTCTGGAAACCCTGCGTAAAAAGATTGCCGACCTGCGCATGGCGGCCTCGGCGACGGAATCCTTCTCGATTACCGTCAGTATTGGTATCGCCGAATATGACTACCATCCGGACTACAAACAGTTGGTGGATAAAGCCGACCGCGCACTGTATCTGGCAAAAAGCCGTGGCCGTAACCGCGTCGAAACCTATCAGGAATAACTTTTCCCTTTCCGCAGAAATAAATACCCCCTTCAGGGTATTTATCTGACCCGTGTTAATACTCGTGCTGTTATTTTTAATAGGGCTT of the Citrobacter freundii genome contains:
- the yahO gene encoding DUF1471 family periplasmic protein YahO; amino-acid sequence: MKTGYKVLIGALAFVVSNAYAAELMMKVDFDKVESQYTKIGTISTSNEMSAADAKADLIKKADEKGADVLVLTSGQTDNKIHGTANIYKKK
- a CDS encoding LysE family transporter, translated to MEPLHAVVLTVSLFVLTFFNPGANLFVVVQTSLASGRRAGVMTGLGVALGDAFYSGLGLFGMATLITQCEGVFSLIKIVGGAYLLWFAWNSIRHQATPQMPTLQQPISAPWYVFFRRGLLTDLSNPQTVLFFISIFSVTLSADTPTWARMMAWAGIVLSSVIWRIFLSQAFSLPAVRRAYGRIYRIASRVIGAIIGAFALRLIYEGITHR
- the prpR gene encoding propionate catabolism operon regulatory protein PrpR is translated as MAETHLPPRMNDDKPVIWTVSVTRLFDLFRDISLEFDHLATITPIQLGFEKAVAYIRKKLASERCDAIIAAGSNGAYLKSRLSIPVILIKPSGFDVLQALAKAGKLTSSIGVVTYQETLPALTAFQKTFNLRLEQRSYITEEDARGQINELKAGGTQAVVGAGLITDLAEEAGMTGIFIYSAATVRQAFSDALDMTRLTLRRNGQYASGDTLRTRYTLGDMRGHSPQIEQVRHTIMLYARSRAPVLIQGETGTGKELAAQAIHREYFTRQDSRRGKPSAPFVAVNCGAITESLLEAELFGYEDGAFTGSRRGGRAGLFEIAHGGTLFLDEIGEMPLPLQTRLLRVLEEKEVTRVGGHQPIPVDVRVISATHCHLEQEMKQGQFRTDLFYRLSILRLTLPPLRERLPDILPLAEGFLKQSLAELDAPFSDTVRKGLGLSQQTLLNYGWPGNIRELRNMMERLALFLSVEPQPELNIHFLQQLLPELAVTSEAPQVPSSLTPQQVLAQCNGDKTAAARYLGISRTTFWRRLKQ
- the prpB gene encoding methylisocitrate lyase, coding for MSLHSPGLAFRAALTKENPLQIVGTINANHALLAQRAGYQAIYLSGGGVAAGSLGLPDLGISTLDDVLTDIRRITDVCPLPLLVDADIGFGSSAFNVARTVKSMIKAGAAALHIEDQIGAKRCGHRPNKAIVSKEEMVDRIRAAVDARTDPNFVVMARTDALAVEGLDAAIDRAQAYVEAGADMLFPEAITELAMYRQFADAVQVPILANITEFGATPLFTTDELRSANVAMALYPLSAFRAMNRAAEQVYNVLRQEGTQKNVIDIMQTRNELYESINYYQFEEKLDALYATKP
- a CDS encoding diguanylate cyclase, which translates into the protein MEQVAPANDTLLLTEWLALLRQTSPDVHTILTSLSDEEIRHLVTVFYDYMLSHAESALFLNTEQVSTRLSGSMFNWLRSVLGSAQEDLSQLLLKQREIGVVHARIGLPIDLVNRGARKLKDELYRVLKKKADYPPHLLSDAICFSSLAMDTALEAMTVSYSPSYQNSLNTQEQYRLQTIYDDVNVERERQIRSFTDWENQFIYNIATGLPVGELVFLANSDFGMWFSHKGKHIFGNSNLLAEMESVIAEIDNRLTQTLLNLQQPAEAVRMSLLQDVRQLSAKIHYLLASMFEALVKQENGKDSLTQLLNRRFIPTIMRREISLALHARKPFTLAMLDIDYFKQINDSYGHNTGDMALKSVAAVIYEHIRSSDYVFRYGGEEFMILLVESEVSQASIILETLRKKIADLRMAASATESFSITVSIGIAEYDYHPDYKQLVDKADRALYLAKSRGRNRVETYQE